Proteins from one Chloroflexota bacterium genomic window:
- a CDS encoding acetyl-CoA decarbonylase/synthase complex subunit delta: MAVTIPKQKYTGAVREVVIGATEEEGGTRSHTVTVGGETTLPFLFHEGDMPNPPRIAVEIADRRPKDWSPLLFDAWGDVVDDLAAWAKAAEATGADLILLKLTGPVQRADGSTPTIDEAREAVRTVLEATGLPLMVFGPGQVDLDNELLVAVAEEGDGERLVLGVCEDKNYRTIVAAAIAHGHLVDSRTPMDVNLSKQLVILVRDVGLSQERILMDPSTGALGYGIEYGYSVMERLRLAALSGDAMTQQPMLVTPGEEAWKLKESKVGEGVPEAWGDWAERSVTWEVLTATTLLQSGADIVVLRHPESVKQVHATIERLMTPAANGT; encoded by the coding sequence ATGGCTGTGACTATTCCTAAACAGAAGTATACTGGTGCGGTGAGAGAAGTTGTCATCGGCGCTACAGAGGAGGAAGGTGGCACGCGCTCCCATACCGTCACCGTGGGTGGCGAGACGACGCTGCCCTTCCTGTTTCACGAGGGCGACATGCCCAATCCACCGCGCATCGCGGTTGAAATCGCCGATCGCCGGCCCAAGGATTGGTCCCCTCTTCTATTCGATGCCTGGGGCGACGTGGTCGATGATCTGGCTGCCTGGGCCAAGGCTGCCGAGGCCACCGGAGCCGACCTGATTCTGCTCAAATTGACCGGACCTGTGCAGCGCGCTGACGGCAGTACCCCCACAATCGACGAGGCCCGCGAGGCCGTTCGCACCGTCCTGGAGGCCACCGGACTGCCATTGATGGTATTTGGACCGGGCCAGGTGGACCTGGATAACGAATTGCTGGTGGCTGTGGCCGAGGAGGGGGATGGCGAACGGCTGGTTCTGGGTGTCTGCGAGGATAAAAACTATCGTACCATCGTGGCAGCGGCTATCGCCCACGGGCATCTGGTGGACAGCCGGACACCTATGGATGTCAACCTGTCCAAGCAGCTGGTGATCCTGGTCCGGGATGTGGGCCTTTCTCAGGAACGCATTTTGATGGATCCCAGTACCGGCGCTCTGGGCTATGGTATCGAGTATGGCTACAGCGTTATGGAACGCCTGCGCCTGGCTGCATTGAGCGGTGATGCCATGACCCAGCAGCCTATGCTGGTTACCCCGGGCGAAGAAGCCTGGAAGCTCAAGGAGTCCAAGGTTGGCGAGGGAGTTCCTGAAGCCTGGGGCGACTGGGCCGAACGGTCCGTCACCTGGGAGGTGCTCACCGCGACAACCTTACTGCAATCGGGTGCCGACATTGTGGTGCTACGGCATCCCGAAAGCGTGAAACAGGTTCATGCGACGATCGAGCGCCTGATGACACCGGCAGCCAATGGCACATGA